The proteins below are encoded in one region of Patescibacteria group bacterium:
- a CDS encoding class I SAM-dependent methyltransferase, translating into MNNLIQTKDVVNKFVPLYAKGESLDIGAGTAKYKEIIERNVTSYKTSDVNDVPGIDYIEDIKNLSFKDGSFDTIFCFQVLEHVDDSKKAVSEIYRSLKGGGVCIATAPFLVPVHSDPGDFGRFTVEGFRSLFEKENFKVLECGPYGGLFTVLGEFIKFLFLNPYKDKKYSRLRRAIFGRLIRLLYFFDRIRFLKTPDFYANVYMVAQK; encoded by the coding sequence ATGAATAATCTAATACAAACAAAAGATGTAGTAAATAAATTTGTTCCATTGTATGCAAAAGGGGAGTCTTTGGATATTGGTGCCGGGACTGCTAAATATAAAGAGATTATAGAGAGAAATGTGACTTCATATAAAACTAGTGATGTTAACGATGTCCCAGGCATTGATTATATTGAAGACATTAAAAATTTAAGCTTTAAAGATGGAAGTTTTGATACTATTTTTTGTTTTCAGGTTCTTGAACATGTTGATGATTCAAAAAAGGCGGTTTCTGAAATATATCGATCTTTGAAGGGTGGTGGAGTGTGTATAGCTACTGCTCCTTTTCTTGTTCCTGTTCATAGCGACCCTGGTGATTTCGGACGTTTTACTGTCGAGGGGTTTAGATCTTTGTTTGAGAAGGAGAATTTCAAAGTATTAGAGTGCGGTCCTTATGGTGGTTTGTTTACTGTGCTGGGTGAGTTTATAAAGTTTTTGTTTCTAAATCCATATAAAGATAAAAAATATAGCAGACTAAGAAGAGCTATCTTTGGACGACTTATAAGATTACTCTATTTTTTTGATAGGATAAGGTTTTTAAAAACCCCTGATTTTTATGCTAATGTTTATATGGTTGCCCAAAAGTAA
- a CDS encoding oligosaccharide flippase family protein, whose protein sequence is MKKLSERIKILPKVSFVRDTAVMQIGNGFSTFINVLASVAFARILLPEKYGIYSLVFALAGLFALFMNLGADRATLILFAEAYQKKDKKEVLNIFVYFLKISLIVSLGVWGLAIIIAPIVSIYMYGAPYVGELVRIIILANILGIFYEMVSIILQVMRKIKGYVFFDNVKNLLRILFGFAFIFSLGVFGLMVGYLLASAIAMVLAIFIYSHLRKKYDLLPSFREIAANWKKVYIKNYFRFGFLIAINQNVSRLYGILPVLLLSLFYPTETVGYFNIAMKYVSLPLVFLSPVSQLLAVRLPQLKAEKNPLFARNFFKASIMSGAIALLLIIPAIILAPFLVELFYGKEYIESIKVIYWLSPFTILSGLAVGIGPLFRTLNKMKEVIMINSLVIILGLLPGFYLIKNYGLFGMAAITVVWFAASDLLAFIYIRKFIK, encoded by the coding sequence ATGAAAAAGTTATCGGAAAGAATTAAAATATTACCGAAAGTTTCTTTCGTAAGAGATACGGCGGTGATGCAGATTGGGAACGGTTTTTCTACGTTTATCAACGTATTAGCCTCGGTCGCCTTTGCCAGAATCCTCCTTCCCGAGAAATACGGCATCTACAGTTTGGTGTTTGCTCTTGCTGGTTTGTTTGCCTTATTCATGAATCTTGGGGCTGACAGAGCGACACTTATCCTTTTTGCCGAGGCTTATCAAAAGAAGGATAAGAAAGAAGTATTAAATATCTTTGTTTACTTCTTGAAAATTTCTCTCATTGTATCGTTGGGTGTATGGGGTCTGGCTATAATAATAGCTCCTATCGTTTCTATATATATGTATGGCGCGCCTTATGTAGGGGAATTGGTAAGGATAATAATACTTGCAAATATTCTTGGAATTTTTTATGAAATGGTATCAATCATCCTTCAGGTGATGAGGAAGATTAAAGGATATGTGTTTTTTGATAATGTAAAAAATCTTTTAAGGATTTTGTTTGGTTTCGCTTTTATATTTAGCCTGGGGGTCTTTGGCTTGATGGTCGGCTATCTGTTGGCTTCCGCTATCGCCATGGTATTGGCTATTTTTATTTACTCGCATCTTCGGAAGAAATATGACCTATTGCCTTCTTTTAGAGAAATAGCGGCTAATTGGAAAAAAGTTTATATCAAAAATTATTTCAGGTTCGGTTTTTTGATCGCCATAAACCAAAACGTAAGCAGGTTGTATGGTATCTTGCCGGTTCTTTTGTTGAGTCTTTTCTATCCGACTGAGACGGTAGGATATTTCAATATCGCTATGAAATATGTTTCTCTCCCGCTAGTGTTTCTTTCTCCCGTATCTCAGCTTCTGGCGGTGCGATTGCCTCAACTTAAAGCTGAAAAAAACCCGCTTTTTGCCAGAAACTTTTTTAAGGCTTCAATAATGTCAGGGGCGATAGCCCTCTTATTGATTATCCCCGCCATAATACTCGCGCCTTTTCTAGTCGAGCTGTTCTACGGTAAAGAATATATTGAATCTATAAAAGTGATATATTGGCTTTCTCCATTCACTATTCTTTCGGGGCTTGCCGTGGGGATAGGCCCGCTCTTTAGAACGCTGAACAAAATGAAAGAGGTTATAATGATCAATTCTCTGGTGATTATCTTAGGGTTATTGCCTGGATTTTATCTTATAAAAAATTACGGACTTTTTGGCATGGCGGCTATTACTGTGGTTTGGTTTGCCGCTTCTGATTTATTGGCTTTTATCTATATTAGGAAATTTATAAAATAA
- a CDS encoding class I SAM-dependent methyltransferase, whose protein sequence is MAVIFQPDRILLKEQIKKYRDHIKGIVLDAGAGGFDRYSELFSFEKYLKLDIDEANNPDVIGSVEDIPLPDNSVDSIVSMQVLGDVENLDKAILEFHRVLKPRGAILVTESLISAIHDEPVDFWRFTDFLLKNLFEKNGFEIVLIEARGGFFASVTQSIIRYLIDRLDLYNNFLGKILRFPISIFGRIMLWIDRRDRSKASLRQTMGWCLVAVKK, encoded by the coding sequence ATGGCAGTCATTTTTCAACCGGATCGCATCTTGTTAAAGGAACAGATAAAAAAATATAGAGATCATATAAAAGGAATAGTCCTTGATGCCGGAGCAGGCGGTTTTGATAGATATTCGGAGCTTTTTTCATTTGAAAAATATCTTAAATTAGATATTGATGAGGCTAATAATCCGGATGTTATCGGTTCAGTCGAGGACATCCCGCTTCCAGATAATTCGGTTGATTCAATTGTTTCGATGCAGGTCTTAGGCGATGTAGAAAATTTAGATAAAGCAATATTAGAATTTCACAGAGTACTAAAGCCTAGAGGCGCGATACTTGTTACTGAATCTTTAATATCTGCGATTCATGATGAGCCGGTAGATTTCTGGCGTTTTACTGATTTTTTGCTTAAAAATCTTTTTGAAAAGAATGGCTTTGAGATTGTTTTGATTGAGGCAAGGGGAGGATTTTTCGCAAGTGTTACTCAGAGTATCATTCGTTACTTAATAGACAGATTGGATTTGTATAATAATTTTCTAGGCAAGATATTAAGGTTCCCCATAAGTATCTTTGGAAGGATAATGCTTTGGATAGACAGGAGAGATAGGAGCAAGGCTTCTTTGCGTCAGACAATGGGCTGGTGCTTGGTAGCTGTTAAAAAATAA
- a CDS encoding polysaccharide deacetylase family protein, producing MKEVIVTTSWDDGAVEDIKLLNLLNEYGLKGTFYIPESIDYEIEDGKKVVRMPDDDVKRIAESQEVGAHSLSHIYFDKLNREDVKAEISGSKGYLEDLLGKEVKMFCYPGGVFTENDAYEVKSAGFLGARTVDLFKFEVNDFFQMPTSINCYPFPFRYDSLRAFFQPVLKYKEEIFKLKLSIKSFLSWQNLAMAMFDHAVSNGGMFHLWGHSWEIEKNNMWQDLEEVFKYISNKEGVKYMTNSETLEFLKQGK from the coding sequence ATGAAAGAAGTTATTGTAACAACCAGCTGGGATGACGGGGCGGTGGAAGATATTAAACTTCTTAATCTCTTAAATGAATACGGACTAAAGGGAACTTTTTACATACCGGAGAGCATTGATTATGAGATAGAGGATGGGAAGAAAGTAGTTAGAATGCCTGATGATGATGTGAAGCGCATTGCGGAGAGCCAGGAAGTAGGCGCTCATTCATTGAGTCATATATATTTTGATAAATTAAACAGGGAAGATGTAAAGGCGGAAATCAGCGGTTCAAAAGGGTATCTTGAGGATTTGCTTGGTAAAGAAGTAAAGATGTTTTGTTATCCCGGAGGAGTATTTACGGAGAATGATGCTTATGAAGTTAAGAGTGCCGGTTTTTTGGGGGCAAGGACAGTGGATCTTTTTAAGTTTGAGGTGAATGATTTTTTCCAGATGCCGACTTCTATAAATTGCTATCCTTTTCCTTTCAGATATGACAGTTTGCGCGCATTTTTCCAGCCAGTCTTAAAATATAAAGAGGAGATATTCAAATTAAAACTCTCTATAAAATCTTTCTTAAGTTGGCAGAACCTTGCCATGGCGATGTTTGACCACGCTGTTTCAAATGGAGGAATGTTTCACTTATGGGGCCACTCCTGGGAGATAGAGAAAAATAATATGTGGCAAGACTTGGAAGAAGTGTTTAAATACATTTCAAATAAAGAAGGCGTAAAATATATGACTAATTCTGAAACCCTTGAGTTTTTAAAGCAGGGAAAATAA